From Xyrauchen texanus isolate HMW12.3.18 chromosome 44, RBS_HiC_50CHRs, whole genome shotgun sequence:
acaaaacaacacatcagcagaacaacaacaaaacaacacaacaacagaacaacacatcaacacaacaacacatcaacagaacaacacgacaacagaacaacacgacaacagaacaacacatcaaaacaacaacaacagaacaacacaacaacagaacaacagaacacaacaacagaacaacacaacaacagaacaacacatcaacacaacaacagaacaacacatcaacagaacaacacaacaacatctacagaacaacaacaaaaaaacacatcatcagaacaacaacaaaacaacacatcaacacaacaacaccacaacaacacatcaacagaacaacacaacaacagaacaacacatcaacagaacaacacatcaacacatcaacagaacaacacaacaacacatcaacagaacaacacatcaacaaaacaacacaacaacagaacaacacatcaacagaacaacagaacaacacatcaacacatcaacagaacaacacatcaacagaacaacacaacaacaaaacaacacaacacatcaacagaacacatcaacagaacaacacaacaacacaacaacacaacaacagaacaacacatcaacagaacaacacatcaacagaacaacacaacaacaaaacaacacaacacatcaacagaacacatcaacagaacaacacatcaacagaacaacacaacaacagaacaacacatcaacagaacaacacatcaacaaaacaacacatcaaccgaacaacacatcaacaaaacaacacatcaacagaacaacacatcaagagaacaacacatcaacagaacaacacatcaactgaacaacacaacaacagaacaacacaacaacagaacaacacatcaacagaacaacacatcaacagaacaacacatcaacagaacaacacaacaacaaaacaacacaacaacacatcaacagaacaacacaacaacaaaacaacacaacaacacatcaacagaacaacacaacaacagaacaacacaacaacagaacaacacatcaacagaacaacacatcaacaaaacaacacatcaacaaaacaacacaacaacagaacaacacatcaacagaacaacacatcaacacatcaacagaacaacacatcaacagaacaacacaacaacacatcaacagaacagcacaacaacacatcagcagaacaacaacaaaacaacacaacaacagaacaacacaacaacacatcaacagaacaacacgacaacagaacaacacgacaacagaacaacacatcaaaacaacaacaacagaacaacacaacaacagaacaacacaacaacagaacaacagaacacaacaacagaacaacacaacaacagaacaacacatcaacacaacaacagaacaacacatcaacagaacaacacaacaacatctacagaacaacaacaaaaaaacacatcatcagaacaacaacaaaacaacacatcaacacaacaacaccacaacaacacatcaacagaacaacacaacaacagaacaacacatcaacagaacaacacaacaacacatcaacagaacaacacatcaacaaaacaacacaacaacagaacaacacatcaacagaacaacacatcaacagaacaacacatcaacaaaacaacacaacacatcaacagaacacatcaacagaacaacacaacaacacaacaacacatcaacagaacaacacatcaacagaacaacacaacaacaaaacaacacaacaacacatcaacagaacacaTCAACagtagggcagtggtggctcagtggttgaggctcagggttactgaccagaaggtcaggggttcaagccccagcaccaccaagatgccactgttgggcccttgagcaaggcacttaactccaggttgctccggggggattgtccctgtaagtataagtgcactgtataatacattggtactcagaaggttgctggtttgatccccacagtcaccaccattgtgtccttgagtaagacacttaactccaggttgctccggggggattgtccctgtaataactgctctgtataatacattggtactcagaaggttgctggtttgatccccacagtcaccaccattgtgtccttgagtaagacacttaactccaggttgctccggggggattgtccctgtaataactgctctgtataatacattggtactcagaaggttgctggtttgatccccacagtcaccaccattgtgtccttgagtaagacacttaactccaggttgctccagggggattgtccctgtaataaatgcactgtaagtcgctttggataaaagcgtctgccaaatgcataaatgtaaatgtaaatgtaacagaacaacaacacaacaacagaacaacaacaacaacaacacaacaacaacagaacaacacatcaacagaacaacacatcaacagaacaacaacaaaacaacacatcaacagaacaacaacacaacaacagaacaacacaacaacagaacaacagaacaacatatcaacagaacaacacaacaacatatcaacagaacaacaacagaacaacacaacaacagaacaacacatcaacagaacaacaacaaaacaacagaacaacacatcaacacaacaacacaacaacagaacaacacaacaacagaacaacacatcaacagaacaacatatcaacagaacaacaacaaaacaacacatcagcagaacaacaacagaacaacacaacaacagaacaacacatcaaaacaacaacacaacaacagaacaacacaacaacagaacaacacatcaacagaacaacacaacaacatctacagaacaacaacaaaaaaacacatcaacaaaacaacacaacaacaccacaacaacacatcaacagaacaacacaacaacagaacaacacatcaacacatcaacagaacaacacaacaacatctacagaacaacaacaaaaaaacacatcatcagaacaacaacaaaacaacagaacaacacaacaacaccacaacaacacatcaacagaacaacacaacaacagaacaacacatcaacagaataacacaacaacacatcaacacttcaacagaacaacacatcaacagaacaacacaataacacaacaacaacacatcaacagaacaacacaacaacacatcaacagaacaacacaataacacaacaacagaacaacacaacaacagaacaacatgTCTGTGAAATGGGTTGTTTGATGTTCACTGGTCCCAGCACAGGAATATTGATCTGATGTGTTCAAATACTGGAACTCCTGACAGAGGCACAAACTATTCTCCACTAAAATAAGTGTTTGTGCTGCAACTACtgcagtaatattaataatataatgaatattaGTTTCATTGTTGACACAGTTTGTGACTTTCACTGGTCTGTCTGAGcagacaggaagtgacatcagcaGTCGCTGCATCGCTGTAGGGGACAGGAACTGAGGAGCAGTCAGAAGACGTTTGGTTCAGATTCGTGAAATGATCATGTGATTCGTATGAAGCTGTAATGAATCTCATTCActgacattttttcacattttctgcattcaaatctgcagaattctgtgtaaggatttaaatatttacatttacatttacatttctgcatttggcagacgcttttatccaaagtgacttacagtgcacttattacagggacaatccccctggagcaacctggagttaagtgccttaatcaaggacacaatggtggtggctgtggggatcgaaccagcaaccttctgagtaccaatgtattatacagagcacttattacagggacaatccccccggagcaacctggagttaagtgtcttactcaaggacacaatggtggtgactgtggggatcgaaccagcaaccttctgagtaccaatgtattatacagagcacttattacagggacaatccccccggagcaacctggagttaagtgtcttactcaaggacacaatggtggtggctgtggggatcgaaccagcaaccttctgagtaccaatgtattatacagagcacttattacagggacaatccccgagcaacctggagttaagtgtcttactcaaggacacaatggtggtggctgtggggatcaaaccagcaaccttctgagtaccaatgtattatacagagcacttattacagggacaatccccgagcaacctggagttaagtgtcttactcaaggacacaatggtggtggctgtggggatcaaaccagcaaccttctgagtaccaatgtattatacagagcacttattacagggacaatccccccggagcaacctggagttaagtgtcttactcaaggacacaatggtggtgactgtggggatcaaaccagcaaccttctgagtaccaatgtattatacagagcacttattacagggacaatccccccggagcaacctggagttaagtgtcttactcatggacacaatggtggtgactgtggggatcaaaccagcaaccttctaattaacagtttaccagtactgtggtttagaccactacaccacccccACTACAATTAGAAGTCATTTATCCGTGTATATGATGCGATCCGAAGAgcgtttgaacagcggtgaaatacTTTACGATGTTACATTCAAACAAGTTCACAGAGAGATGATGTCATAGAGGAACTACATCatgtttctacagcttaacaaCCTGTTACAAACACTTCAATGCAATAAATATTCGATTACATGATTGTCAATGTTTTTTATGCGGTTTCGGTATATTTACAAGAGACGCTAACACATGTAGCCTTTAGCATCGTATAGAAAGATACAAATCATATATTTTCTGCCTGattctatgaacagaatccacaaaCGGTCAGAAACGTGTCGCTGTGCGGCTCTGAAGATTGAAGCAGCACAAATACTTCTTCTTGTGTAAATCGTCATGCGAacgttagctttatgctaagctaaaatgctatccTTGGCTTTGCATGCATCtgttacaattatattttataatgaattctatgATGAAATTTCACATTGAAGCATCAGTTTCTtcctctagtaagacctttgatatcaatcttaatgagaattaaaaatgttctgtaaaaatctttataaatccttaaaactaaataaatgtacTTGAGTAGCAGAACCGCATTAGATATTTAGagaatgtctttttttaaataagtgtattttttactttatttacttgtttatagtcaaaacaagtgaaaaaatctaccagtgctgaagaagtaatccaaagtttttagattacattactgactatGACCTACAATGATCTAGTTTGTGACCCCTCGTCTGTCGGCAGCAGTGAATATGAACCCATCTGGCATGTTCACACATCACACGCTCTCACCTGTGGCTTCCACCATGCCCTCCAGGATGACCACGATCTCCAGCTCCTCCTTGGCCAGATGTTGTTTGGAGATCTCCCAGAACGGACTGTGCCGGTTGATCTCGTGGCAGATGATGAGTGGAGACACCAGGAAGAGCCGGTCGTCGCCGGTGTCGTATCCCACGTTCATGTCCGTTTGGTTGAGGGGAATGAACTCTCCCTCCTTCGTCCGTTTGGACTTGATCAGTTTGGCTCTGATCGACGCCTCCACGATGTGCGAGTTCCGCAGGTCCCCGACGCGAAACATCAGACAAAGTCGCCCGTCGCGCACGGAGATGACGGCATTGGTGGAGAACACCAGAGTCTCTGCGCGCTTCTTGGGCTGCGAGATCTTCACGAACATGCAGCCCACCATGAAGGCGTTGACGATGGAGCCCAGCACCGACTGCACCAGCAGAAGGACAATGCCCTCCAGACACTTGTCAGTGATCACCCTGTGGCCGTACCCGATGGTCGTCTCCGTTTCTATAGAGAACAAGAACGCTGACACAAAGCCATTGAGGTTGTTGACGCAAGGAGTCCACTGGTTGTCTCCGATGTGGTCCAGATCTCCTCGTATATACGCGATCAGCCACCACATGAAGCCGAAAAACAGCCACGTCACGGTGTAAACCAGCACGAAGATGAAGAGGTTGAACCTCCACTTCAGGTCCACCAGCGTGGTGAAGATGTCCGTCAGGTAGCGGTATGTCTCGCGCACATTTCCGTGGTGGACGTTGCACTTGCCGTCTTTGCGTACGTAGCGCTGGACCTTGGCGCGCTCTCGCTCCTGCAGCGGTTTGGAGAAATCTTCTCGCGCCTGCTTGGGCAGATTGGGCTGTCGGGCCGTGATGCTCTCGACATCCTGCTCCATCTGGA
This genomic window contains:
- the LOC127636768 gene encoding G protein-activated inward rectifier potassium channel 2-like; protein product: MEQDVESITARQPNLPKQAREDFSKPLQERERAKVQRYVRKDGKCNVHHGNVRETYRYLTDIFTTLVDLKWRFNLFIFVLVYTVTWLFFGFMWWLIAYIRGDLDHIGDNQWTPCVNNLNGFVSAFLFSIETETTIGYGHRVITDKCLEGIVLLLVQSVLGSIVNAFMVGCMFVKISQPKKRAETLVFSTNAVISVRDGRLCLMFRVGDLRNSHIVEASIRAKLIKSKRTKEGEFIPLNQTDMNVGYDTGDDRLFLVSPLIICHEINRHSPFWEISKQHLAKEELEIVVILEGMVEATGMTCQARSSYVASEIKWGYRFMPVLTLEDGFYEVDYNSFHNIYETNTPSCSARELAEMMARSRLPLTWSVASKLGQQGLLDSWDKPPEKSRDTDELTERNGDITNIENESKV